The Takifugu rubripes chromosome 7, fTakRub1.2, whole genome shotgun sequence genome has a segment encoding these proteins:
- the tmem67 gene encoding meckelin isoform X2, translating into MATETLGFITRWRESTLFLLLCIDFLSGQQFILPHKAPLDCGSDEFFDISSLSCVKCGPNQQRSTTGLSCICTRGYQTLITEKVSISCQQCPLDKPAVTQEGSGCIRCPGSIGDDGRCQCPTGSILVERNVNGNLLDEARCELCNENSPTFSVPNSNGDRCVRCHPTYRTDSCACNPPNIAAGGLCFPPNSLSTNVNPSVSYNQLKFSIQSAWFVKNLYSSAAACLLFSNLTACQALGNMCVMNMHSFSSMSVDACGLFNTIFRAKAALSSTQDISYWRSNLPWLYYGEEPGLAIRVLQTEPVPIRFSFRGKNKNTDFNLLAAVYNVRGDFLRWEQLGLNNLQLCGETATRQAAAFSFGTAYQQSCDLSVAELMSTYSEPLFYDVFMDLGGEEERKLFPLPTLVNNLQYNGQFVNQESMKSWYLSRRLFLVDMLSGREKSTSSVPKVIRVATSIKIRFELVPDSKEGTVFPPLMSITYSDIPITDVSTQTVSATFAVQYEMNLNEFHIIMDIVLGVLGSLFLLNTLLRTIKWKRRFGSQIIDGETLMKFLLFAIGDLSNVFFFVTVGTAVYWLIFYKAQQTVTVVLPLPAQEERYKIFIGLAFAGKAVQFLQELRLQVTVDLFFIDWERPRCSGGLWKEKPAPGTGEPKSDSPPVSIWRTYFVANEWNKIQTLRQISPTFQIIAVLFFLEVLGFSNYALSEPVSTAERSPQAFTPPYSMTLRYGLASILWLCLGLLQVIYFTLYERFVKNNIHQFVDLCSISNISVLLFSHPCFGYYIHGHSVHGHADTNMEEMSNNLKREAESMCGQRGLLPNTEVQTFQVSFTRELGHCGQEIQAQLTSLSRTPAFTTP; encoded by the exons ATGGCGACGGAGACGCTAGGATTCATTACCAGATGGAGAGAATCTACACTGTTTCTTTTACTTTGCATTGATTTTCTTAGTGGCCAACAGTTTATTCTCCCCCATAAAGCTCCTTTAGATTGTGGTAGTGATGAATTCTTTGACATCTCGAGTCTCTCGTGTGTGAAATGCGGTCCAAACCAACAACGGAGCACAACAG GACTGAGCTGCATTTGCACACGTGGTTACCAGACTCTCATCACTGAAAAAGTGTCCATTTCTTGTCAACAGTGCCCTCTTGACAAGCCT GCAGTAACTCAAGAAGGGTCCGGGTGTATTCGTTGTCCAGGCAGTATCGGTGATGACGGAAGGTGCCAGTGTCCAACTGGCAGCATCCTGG TGGAGCGCAATGTCAATGGAAACCTTTTGGATGAGGCAAGGTGTGAGCTGTGTAATGAAAATTCTCCAACATTTTCTGTGCCAAACAGCAATGGAGATAG atgtgTGAGATGTCATCCCACCTACAGGACAGACTCCTGCGCGTGTAACCCTCCGAATATTGCA gcAGGAGGATTGTGTTTTCCTCCAAACAGTCTGTCTACTAATGTTAATCCGAGCGTCAGCTATAACCAGTTG AAGTTCAGCATCCAGTCTGCTTGGTTCGTCAAAAATCTGTATTCCTCAGCAGCGGCGTGTCTT CTGTTCTCCAACCTGACGGCGTGTCAAGCCCTTGGGAACATGTGTGTGATGAACATGCACTCTTTCAGTAGCATGTCCGTTGACGCCTGTGGCCTCTTCAACACCATATTCAGAGCCAAAGCTGCTTTGAGTTCCACTCAAGATATTTCCTACTG GAGAAGCAATCTGCCGTGGCTTTACTATGGGGAAGAGCCTGGACTGGCCATTCGAGTGCTTCAAACCGAACCCGTTCCTATTCGTTTTAgtttcagagggaaaaacaag AACACTGACTTTAACCTGCTCGCTGCTGTCTATAATGTCAGAGGAGACTTCCTAAGATGGGAACAATTGGGACTAAACAACCTCCAG CTCTGTGGTGAAACAGCCACCAGGCAGGCTGCAGCGTTCAGCTTTGGAACTGCTTACCAACAAAGT TGTGATCTATCTGTGGCAGAGCTGATGAGCACATATTCTGAGCCACTCTTCTATGATGTGTTCATGGATCTCGGcggagaagaggaaaggaaactGTTTCCCCTTCCTACGCTAGTTAACAACCTACAGTACAACGGGCAGTTCGTCAATCAAG AAAGCATGAAAAGTTGGTACCTGTCTAGACGCCTGTTTTTGGTCGACATGCTGAGTGGACGAGAGAAGAGCACCAGCTCAGTCCCCAAAGTCATCCGCGTGGCCACCAGTATCAAGATAAG GTTCGAGCTGGTTCCTGATTCTAAGGAAGGAACAGTATTCCCCCCCTTAATGAGCATAACCTACAGCGACATTCCCATCACAGACGTGTCCACACAAACTGTGTCT GCAACATTTGCTGTGCAGTATGAGATGAATCTGAACGAGTTCCACATCATAATGGAC ATTGTCCTGGGTGTGTTGGGTAGTTTATTCTTGCTCAACACTCTTTTGAGGACCATCAAATGGAAGAGAAGGTTTGGCTCTCAAATCATTGATGGGGAG ACTCTAATGAAGTTCCTCCTGTTTGCCATCGGGGATCTCTCCaatgttttcttcttcgtcACTGTGGGAACTGCAGTTTACTGGCTCATATTTTACAAG GCTCAGCAGACTGTCACTGTGGTGTTGCCCCTCCCTGCTCAGGAGGAGCGCTACAAAATCTTCATCGGTTTGGCCTTTGCTGGCAAG GCCGTCCAGTTTCTCCAGGAGTTGCGTCTCCAGGTTACAGTCGACCTTTTCTTCATTGACTGGGAAAGGCCGCGCTGCAGCGGAGGCCTCTGGAAGGAGAAGCCTGCGCCAG GTACTGGTGAGCCAAAATCAGACTCTCCCCCAGTCAGCATCTGGAGGACATATTTTGTGGCCAACGAGTGGAACAAGATCCAGACACTCCGTCAGATCAGCCCAACATTTCAGATTATAGCTGTGCTCTTTTTTCTGGAG GTGTTGGGGTTCTCCAACTATGCTTTGAGTGAACCGGTGTCGACAGCAGAGCGCTCTCCACAGGCGTTCACGCCTCCGTACAGCATGACCCTGCGCTACGGTCTGGCATCCATTTTGTGGCTCTGTCTTGGACTTTTGCAG GTGATTTACTTCACTCTTTACGAGCGCTTTGTGAAAAATAACATCCATCAGTTTGTCGACCTTTGCTCCATCAGTAAC ATTTCAGTGCTGCTGTTCTCCCACCCTTGCTTCGGCTATTATATCCACGGGCATTCGGTACACGGACACGCGGAtacaaacatggaggaaatgaGCAACAATCTGAAAAGAGAGGCC GAGTCTATGTGTGGTCAACGAGGCCTCCTTCCCAACACCGAAGTGCAGACATTTCAGGTGTCTTTTACCAG AGAACTGGGCCATTGCGGTCAAGAGATTCAAGCTCAGCTAACCAGTTTGAGCAGAACACCAGCGTTTACAACACCATGA
- the tmem67 gene encoding meckelin isoform X3: MATETLGFITRWRESTLFLLLCIDFLSGQQFILPHKAPLDCGSDEFFDISSLSCVKCGPNQQRSTTGLSCICTRGYQTLITEKVSISCQQCPLDKPAVTQEGSGCIRCPGSIGDDGRCQCPTGSILVERNVNGNLLDEARCELCNENSPTFSVPNSNGDRCVRCHPTYRTDSCACNPPNIAAGGLCFPPNSLSTNVNPSVSYNQLKFSIQSAWFVKNLYSSAAACLLFSNLTACQALGNMCVMNMHSFSSMSVDACGLFNTIFRAKAALSSTQDISYWRSNLPWLYYGEEPGLAIRVLQTEPVPIRFSFRGKNKNTDFNLLAAVYNVRGDFLRWEQLGLNNLQLCGETATRQAAAFSFGTAYQQSCDLSVAELMSTYSEPLFYDVFMDLGGEEERKLFPLPTLVNNLQYNGQFVNQESMKSWYLSRRLFLVDMLSGREKSTSSVPKVIRVATSIKIRFELVPDSKEGTVFPPLMSITYSDIPITDVSTQTVSATFAVQYEMNLNEFHIIMDIVLGVLGSLFLLNTLLRTIKWKRRFGSQIIDGETLMKFLLFAIGDLSNVFFFVTVGTAVYWLIFYKAQQTVTVVLPLPAQEERYKIFIGLAFAGKAVQFLQELRLQVTVDLFFIDWERPRCSGGLWKEKPAPGTGEPKSDSPPVSIWRTYFVANEWNKIQTLRQISPTFQIIAVLFFLEVLGFSNYALSEPVSTAERSPQAFTPPYSMTLRYGLASILWLCLGLLQVIYFTLYERFVKNNIHQFVDLCSISNISVLLFSHPCFGYYIHGHSVHGHADTNMEEMSNNLKREAVCIPAAATPSWSLCVVNEASFPTPKCRHFRCLLPENWAIAVKRFKLS; the protein is encoded by the exons ATGGCGACGGAGACGCTAGGATTCATTACCAGATGGAGAGAATCTACACTGTTTCTTTTACTTTGCATTGATTTTCTTAGTGGCCAACAGTTTATTCTCCCCCATAAAGCTCCTTTAGATTGTGGTAGTGATGAATTCTTTGACATCTCGAGTCTCTCGTGTGTGAAATGCGGTCCAAACCAACAACGGAGCACAACAG GACTGAGCTGCATTTGCACACGTGGTTACCAGACTCTCATCACTGAAAAAGTGTCCATTTCTTGTCAACAGTGCCCTCTTGACAAGCCT GCAGTAACTCAAGAAGGGTCCGGGTGTATTCGTTGTCCAGGCAGTATCGGTGATGACGGAAGGTGCCAGTGTCCAACTGGCAGCATCCTGG TGGAGCGCAATGTCAATGGAAACCTTTTGGATGAGGCAAGGTGTGAGCTGTGTAATGAAAATTCTCCAACATTTTCTGTGCCAAACAGCAATGGAGATAG atgtgTGAGATGTCATCCCACCTACAGGACAGACTCCTGCGCGTGTAACCCTCCGAATATTGCA gcAGGAGGATTGTGTTTTCCTCCAAACAGTCTGTCTACTAATGTTAATCCGAGCGTCAGCTATAACCAGTTG AAGTTCAGCATCCAGTCTGCTTGGTTCGTCAAAAATCTGTATTCCTCAGCAGCGGCGTGTCTT CTGTTCTCCAACCTGACGGCGTGTCAAGCCCTTGGGAACATGTGTGTGATGAACATGCACTCTTTCAGTAGCATGTCCGTTGACGCCTGTGGCCTCTTCAACACCATATTCAGAGCCAAAGCTGCTTTGAGTTCCACTCAAGATATTTCCTACTG GAGAAGCAATCTGCCGTGGCTTTACTATGGGGAAGAGCCTGGACTGGCCATTCGAGTGCTTCAAACCGAACCCGTTCCTATTCGTTTTAgtttcagagggaaaaacaag AACACTGACTTTAACCTGCTCGCTGCTGTCTATAATGTCAGAGGAGACTTCCTAAGATGGGAACAATTGGGACTAAACAACCTCCAG CTCTGTGGTGAAACAGCCACCAGGCAGGCTGCAGCGTTCAGCTTTGGAACTGCTTACCAACAAAGT TGTGATCTATCTGTGGCAGAGCTGATGAGCACATATTCTGAGCCACTCTTCTATGATGTGTTCATGGATCTCGGcggagaagaggaaaggaaactGTTTCCCCTTCCTACGCTAGTTAACAACCTACAGTACAACGGGCAGTTCGTCAATCAAG AAAGCATGAAAAGTTGGTACCTGTCTAGACGCCTGTTTTTGGTCGACATGCTGAGTGGACGAGAGAAGAGCACCAGCTCAGTCCCCAAAGTCATCCGCGTGGCCACCAGTATCAAGATAAG GTTCGAGCTGGTTCCTGATTCTAAGGAAGGAACAGTATTCCCCCCCTTAATGAGCATAACCTACAGCGACATTCCCATCACAGACGTGTCCACACAAACTGTGTCT GCAACATTTGCTGTGCAGTATGAGATGAATCTGAACGAGTTCCACATCATAATGGAC ATTGTCCTGGGTGTGTTGGGTAGTTTATTCTTGCTCAACACTCTTTTGAGGACCATCAAATGGAAGAGAAGGTTTGGCTCTCAAATCATTGATGGGGAG ACTCTAATGAAGTTCCTCCTGTTTGCCATCGGGGATCTCTCCaatgttttcttcttcgtcACTGTGGGAACTGCAGTTTACTGGCTCATATTTTACAAG GCTCAGCAGACTGTCACTGTGGTGTTGCCCCTCCCTGCTCAGGAGGAGCGCTACAAAATCTTCATCGGTTTGGCCTTTGCTGGCAAG GCCGTCCAGTTTCTCCAGGAGTTGCGTCTCCAGGTTACAGTCGACCTTTTCTTCATTGACTGGGAAAGGCCGCGCTGCAGCGGAGGCCTCTGGAAGGAGAAGCCTGCGCCAG GTACTGGTGAGCCAAAATCAGACTCTCCCCCAGTCAGCATCTGGAGGACATATTTTGTGGCCAACGAGTGGAACAAGATCCAGACACTCCGTCAGATCAGCCCAACATTTCAGATTATAGCTGTGCTCTTTTTTCTGGAG GTGTTGGGGTTCTCCAACTATGCTTTGAGTGAACCGGTGTCGACAGCAGAGCGCTCTCCACAGGCGTTCACGCCTCCGTACAGCATGACCCTGCGCTACGGTCTGGCATCCATTTTGTGGCTCTGTCTTGGACTTTTGCAG GTGATTTACTTCACTCTTTACGAGCGCTTTGTGAAAAATAACATCCATCAGTTTGTCGACCTTTGCTCCATCAGTAAC ATTTCAGTGCTGCTGTTCTCCCACCCTTGCTTCGGCTATTATATCCACGGGCATTCGGTACACGGACACGCGGAtacaaacatggaggaaatgaGCAACAATCTGAAAAGAGAGGCCGTGTGTATTCCAGCAGCGGCTACTCCTTCGTG GAGTCTATGTGTGGTCAACGAGGCCTCCTTCCCAACACCGAAGTGCAGACATTTCAGGTGTCTTTTACCAG AGAACTGGGCCATTGCGGTCAAGAGATTCAAGCTCAGCTAA
- the tmem67 gene encoding meckelin isoform X1 codes for MATETLGFITRWRESTLFLLLCIDFLSGQQFILPHKAPLDCGSDEFFDISSLSCVKCGPNQQRSTTGLSCICTRGYQTLITEKVSISCQQCPLDKPAVTQEGSGCIRCPGSIGDDGRCQCPTGSILVERNVNGNLLDEARCELCNENSPTFSVPNSNGDRCVRCHPTYRTDSCACNPPNIAAGGLCFPPNSLSTNVNPSVSYNQLKFSIQSAWFVKNLYSSAAACLLFSNLTACQALGNMCVMNMHSFSSMSVDACGLFNTIFRAKAALSSTQDISYWRSNLPWLYYGEEPGLAIRVLQTEPVPIRFSFRGKNKNTDFNLLAAVYNVRGDFLRWEQLGLNNLQLCGETATRQAAAFSFGTAYQQSCDLSVAELMSTYSEPLFYDVFMDLGGEEERKLFPLPTLVNNLQYNGQFVNQESMKSWYLSRRLFLVDMLSGREKSTSSVPKVIRVATSIKIRFELVPDSKEGTVFPPLMSITYSDIPITDVSTQTVSATFAVQYEMNLNEFHIIMDIVLGVLGSLFLLNTLLRTIKWKRRFGSQIIDGETLMKFLLFAIGDLSNVFFFVTVGTAVYWLIFYKAQQTVTVVLPLPAQEERYKIFIGLAFAGKAVQFLQELRLQVTVDLFFIDWERPRCSGGLWKEKPAPGTGEPKSDSPPVSIWRTYFVANEWNKIQTLRQISPTFQIIAVLFFLEVLGFSNYALSEPVSTAERSPQAFTPPYSMTLRYGLASILWLCLGLLQVIYFTLYERFVKNNIHQFVDLCSISNISVLLFSHPCFGYYIHGHSVHGHADTNMEEMSNNLKREAESMCGQRGLLPNTEVQTFQVSFTRYLRTQYERIQDLSNRRTGPLRSRDSSSANQFEQNTSVYNTMNHFLGSFIDHAYSEMDYIVKDKQLFETLLGVEPGEKSIFYNDEDFSFKDVLFYGNEATLLIFDTLFFCVVDLGAQSFVLAAVLTYVEQTIFSMIRRSLGRRNLINKTLVDNRFLI; via the exons ATGGCGACGGAGACGCTAGGATTCATTACCAGATGGAGAGAATCTACACTGTTTCTTTTACTTTGCATTGATTTTCTTAGTGGCCAACAGTTTATTCTCCCCCATAAAGCTCCTTTAGATTGTGGTAGTGATGAATTCTTTGACATCTCGAGTCTCTCGTGTGTGAAATGCGGTCCAAACCAACAACGGAGCACAACAG GACTGAGCTGCATTTGCACACGTGGTTACCAGACTCTCATCACTGAAAAAGTGTCCATTTCTTGTCAACAGTGCCCTCTTGACAAGCCT GCAGTAACTCAAGAAGGGTCCGGGTGTATTCGTTGTCCAGGCAGTATCGGTGATGACGGAAGGTGCCAGTGTCCAACTGGCAGCATCCTGG TGGAGCGCAATGTCAATGGAAACCTTTTGGATGAGGCAAGGTGTGAGCTGTGTAATGAAAATTCTCCAACATTTTCTGTGCCAAACAGCAATGGAGATAG atgtgTGAGATGTCATCCCACCTACAGGACAGACTCCTGCGCGTGTAACCCTCCGAATATTGCA gcAGGAGGATTGTGTTTTCCTCCAAACAGTCTGTCTACTAATGTTAATCCGAGCGTCAGCTATAACCAGTTG AAGTTCAGCATCCAGTCTGCTTGGTTCGTCAAAAATCTGTATTCCTCAGCAGCGGCGTGTCTT CTGTTCTCCAACCTGACGGCGTGTCAAGCCCTTGGGAACATGTGTGTGATGAACATGCACTCTTTCAGTAGCATGTCCGTTGACGCCTGTGGCCTCTTCAACACCATATTCAGAGCCAAAGCTGCTTTGAGTTCCACTCAAGATATTTCCTACTG GAGAAGCAATCTGCCGTGGCTTTACTATGGGGAAGAGCCTGGACTGGCCATTCGAGTGCTTCAAACCGAACCCGTTCCTATTCGTTTTAgtttcagagggaaaaacaag AACACTGACTTTAACCTGCTCGCTGCTGTCTATAATGTCAGAGGAGACTTCCTAAGATGGGAACAATTGGGACTAAACAACCTCCAG CTCTGTGGTGAAACAGCCACCAGGCAGGCTGCAGCGTTCAGCTTTGGAACTGCTTACCAACAAAGT TGTGATCTATCTGTGGCAGAGCTGATGAGCACATATTCTGAGCCACTCTTCTATGATGTGTTCATGGATCTCGGcggagaagaggaaaggaaactGTTTCCCCTTCCTACGCTAGTTAACAACCTACAGTACAACGGGCAGTTCGTCAATCAAG AAAGCATGAAAAGTTGGTACCTGTCTAGACGCCTGTTTTTGGTCGACATGCTGAGTGGACGAGAGAAGAGCACCAGCTCAGTCCCCAAAGTCATCCGCGTGGCCACCAGTATCAAGATAAG GTTCGAGCTGGTTCCTGATTCTAAGGAAGGAACAGTATTCCCCCCCTTAATGAGCATAACCTACAGCGACATTCCCATCACAGACGTGTCCACACAAACTGTGTCT GCAACATTTGCTGTGCAGTATGAGATGAATCTGAACGAGTTCCACATCATAATGGAC ATTGTCCTGGGTGTGTTGGGTAGTTTATTCTTGCTCAACACTCTTTTGAGGACCATCAAATGGAAGAGAAGGTTTGGCTCTCAAATCATTGATGGGGAG ACTCTAATGAAGTTCCTCCTGTTTGCCATCGGGGATCTCTCCaatgttttcttcttcgtcACTGTGGGAACTGCAGTTTACTGGCTCATATTTTACAAG GCTCAGCAGACTGTCACTGTGGTGTTGCCCCTCCCTGCTCAGGAGGAGCGCTACAAAATCTTCATCGGTTTGGCCTTTGCTGGCAAG GCCGTCCAGTTTCTCCAGGAGTTGCGTCTCCAGGTTACAGTCGACCTTTTCTTCATTGACTGGGAAAGGCCGCGCTGCAGCGGAGGCCTCTGGAAGGAGAAGCCTGCGCCAG GTACTGGTGAGCCAAAATCAGACTCTCCCCCAGTCAGCATCTGGAGGACATATTTTGTGGCCAACGAGTGGAACAAGATCCAGACACTCCGTCAGATCAGCCCAACATTTCAGATTATAGCTGTGCTCTTTTTTCTGGAG GTGTTGGGGTTCTCCAACTATGCTTTGAGTGAACCGGTGTCGACAGCAGAGCGCTCTCCACAGGCGTTCACGCCTCCGTACAGCATGACCCTGCGCTACGGTCTGGCATCCATTTTGTGGCTCTGTCTTGGACTTTTGCAG GTGATTTACTTCACTCTTTACGAGCGCTTTGTGAAAAATAACATCCATCAGTTTGTCGACCTTTGCTCCATCAGTAAC ATTTCAGTGCTGCTGTTCTCCCACCCTTGCTTCGGCTATTATATCCACGGGCATTCGGTACACGGACACGCGGAtacaaacatggaggaaatgaGCAACAATCTGAAAAGAGAGGCC GAGTCTATGTGTGGTCAACGAGGCCTCCTTCCCAACACCGAAGTGCAGACATTTCAGGTGTCTTTTACCAGGTACCTTCGGACACAGTATGAAAGAATACAGGATTTGAGCAACAGG AGAACTGGGCCATTGCGGTCAAGAGATTCAAGCTCAGCTAACCAGTTTGAGCAGAACACCAGCGTTTACAACACCATGAACCACTTCCTGGGATCATTCATCGATCAC gcctACAGCGAAATGGACTATATCGTCAAAGACAAGCAGCTATTTGAGACCCTTTTAGGAGTGGAACCTGgtgaaaaaagcatcttttacAATG ATGAGGATTTCTCCTTCAAAGATGTGTTGTTTTATGGAAACGAGGCCACGCTGCTGATTTTTGACACACTGTTTTTCTGTGTCGTTGACCTTGGCGCTCAGAGTTTCGTGCTGGCAGCTGTCCTTACATACGTTGAGCAAACA ATATTTTCAATGATCCGACGCTCTTTAGGGAGGAGGAACCTTATCAACAAGACGCTGGTGGATAATAGATTTCTGATATAA
- the tmem67 gene encoding meckelin isoform X4, protein MATETLGFITRWRESTLFLLLCIDFLSGQQFILPHKAPLDCGSDEFFDISSLSCVKCGPNQQRSTTGLSCICTRGYQTLITEKVSISCQQCPLDKPAVTQEGSGCIRCPGSIGDDGRCQCPTGSILVERNVNGNLLDEARCELCNENSPTFSVPNSNGDRCVRCHPTYRTDSCACNPPNIAAGGLCFPPNSLSTNVNPSVSYNQLKFSIQSAWFVKNLYSSAAACLLFSNLTACQALGNMCVMNMHSFSSMSVDACGLFNTIFRAKAALSSTQDISYWRSNLPWLYYGEEPGLAIRVLQTEPVPIRFSFRGKNKNTDFNLLAAVYNVRGDFLRWEQLGLNNLQLCGETATRQAAAFSFGTAYQQSCDLSVAELMSTYSEPLFYDVFMDLGGEEERKLFPLPTLVNNLQYNGQFVNQESMKSWYLSRRLFLVDMLSGREKSTSSVPKVIRVATSIKIRFELVPDSKEGTVFPPLMSITYSDIPITDVSTQTVSATFAVQYEMNLNEFHIIMDIVLGVLGSLFLLNTLLRTIKWKRRFGSQIIDGETLMKFLLFAIGDLSNVFFFVTVGTAVYWLIFYKAQQTVTVVLPLPAQEERYKIFIGLAFAGKAVQFLQELRLQVTVDLFFIDWERPRCSGGLWKEKPAPGTGEPKSDSPPVSIWRTYFVANEWNKIQTLRQISPTFQIIAVLFFLEVLGFSNYALSEPVSTAERSPQAFTPPYSMTLRYGLASILWLCLGLLQVIYFTLYERFVKNNIHQFVDLCSISNISVLLFSHPCFGYYIHGHSVHGHADTNMEEMSNNLKREAVCIPAAATPSWSLCVVNEASFPTPKCRHFRCLLPGTFGHSMKEYRI, encoded by the exons ATGGCGACGGAGACGCTAGGATTCATTACCAGATGGAGAGAATCTACACTGTTTCTTTTACTTTGCATTGATTTTCTTAGTGGCCAACAGTTTATTCTCCCCCATAAAGCTCCTTTAGATTGTGGTAGTGATGAATTCTTTGACATCTCGAGTCTCTCGTGTGTGAAATGCGGTCCAAACCAACAACGGAGCACAACAG GACTGAGCTGCATTTGCACACGTGGTTACCAGACTCTCATCACTGAAAAAGTGTCCATTTCTTGTCAACAGTGCCCTCTTGACAAGCCT GCAGTAACTCAAGAAGGGTCCGGGTGTATTCGTTGTCCAGGCAGTATCGGTGATGACGGAAGGTGCCAGTGTCCAACTGGCAGCATCCTGG TGGAGCGCAATGTCAATGGAAACCTTTTGGATGAGGCAAGGTGTGAGCTGTGTAATGAAAATTCTCCAACATTTTCTGTGCCAAACAGCAATGGAGATAG atgtgTGAGATGTCATCCCACCTACAGGACAGACTCCTGCGCGTGTAACCCTCCGAATATTGCA gcAGGAGGATTGTGTTTTCCTCCAAACAGTCTGTCTACTAATGTTAATCCGAGCGTCAGCTATAACCAGTTG AAGTTCAGCATCCAGTCTGCTTGGTTCGTCAAAAATCTGTATTCCTCAGCAGCGGCGTGTCTT CTGTTCTCCAACCTGACGGCGTGTCAAGCCCTTGGGAACATGTGTGTGATGAACATGCACTCTTTCAGTAGCATGTCCGTTGACGCCTGTGGCCTCTTCAACACCATATTCAGAGCCAAAGCTGCTTTGAGTTCCACTCAAGATATTTCCTACTG GAGAAGCAATCTGCCGTGGCTTTACTATGGGGAAGAGCCTGGACTGGCCATTCGAGTGCTTCAAACCGAACCCGTTCCTATTCGTTTTAgtttcagagggaaaaacaag AACACTGACTTTAACCTGCTCGCTGCTGTCTATAATGTCAGAGGAGACTTCCTAAGATGGGAACAATTGGGACTAAACAACCTCCAG CTCTGTGGTGAAACAGCCACCAGGCAGGCTGCAGCGTTCAGCTTTGGAACTGCTTACCAACAAAGT TGTGATCTATCTGTGGCAGAGCTGATGAGCACATATTCTGAGCCACTCTTCTATGATGTGTTCATGGATCTCGGcggagaagaggaaaggaaactGTTTCCCCTTCCTACGCTAGTTAACAACCTACAGTACAACGGGCAGTTCGTCAATCAAG AAAGCATGAAAAGTTGGTACCTGTCTAGACGCCTGTTTTTGGTCGACATGCTGAGTGGACGAGAGAAGAGCACCAGCTCAGTCCCCAAAGTCATCCGCGTGGCCACCAGTATCAAGATAAG GTTCGAGCTGGTTCCTGATTCTAAGGAAGGAACAGTATTCCCCCCCTTAATGAGCATAACCTACAGCGACATTCCCATCACAGACGTGTCCACACAAACTGTGTCT GCAACATTTGCTGTGCAGTATGAGATGAATCTGAACGAGTTCCACATCATAATGGAC ATTGTCCTGGGTGTGTTGGGTAGTTTATTCTTGCTCAACACTCTTTTGAGGACCATCAAATGGAAGAGAAGGTTTGGCTCTCAAATCATTGATGGGGAG ACTCTAATGAAGTTCCTCCTGTTTGCCATCGGGGATCTCTCCaatgttttcttcttcgtcACTGTGGGAACTGCAGTTTACTGGCTCATATTTTACAAG GCTCAGCAGACTGTCACTGTGGTGTTGCCCCTCCCTGCTCAGGAGGAGCGCTACAAAATCTTCATCGGTTTGGCCTTTGCTGGCAAG GCCGTCCAGTTTCTCCAGGAGTTGCGTCTCCAGGTTACAGTCGACCTTTTCTTCATTGACTGGGAAAGGCCGCGCTGCAGCGGAGGCCTCTGGAAGGAGAAGCCTGCGCCAG GTACTGGTGAGCCAAAATCAGACTCTCCCCCAGTCAGCATCTGGAGGACATATTTTGTGGCCAACGAGTGGAACAAGATCCAGACACTCCGTCAGATCAGCCCAACATTTCAGATTATAGCTGTGCTCTTTTTTCTGGAG GTGTTGGGGTTCTCCAACTATGCTTTGAGTGAACCGGTGTCGACAGCAGAGCGCTCTCCACAGGCGTTCACGCCTCCGTACAGCATGACCCTGCGCTACGGTCTGGCATCCATTTTGTGGCTCTGTCTTGGACTTTTGCAG GTGATTTACTTCACTCTTTACGAGCGCTTTGTGAAAAATAACATCCATCAGTTTGTCGACCTTTGCTCCATCAGTAAC ATTTCAGTGCTGCTGTTCTCCCACCCTTGCTTCGGCTATTATATCCACGGGCATTCGGTACACGGACACGCGGAtacaaacatggaggaaatgaGCAACAATCTGAAAAGAGAGGCCGTGTGTATTCCAGCAGCGGCTACTCCTTCGTG GAGTCTATGTGTGGTCAACGAGGCCTCCTTCCCAACACCGAAGTGCAGACATTTCAGGTGTCTTTTACCAGGTACCTTCGGACACAGTATGAAAGAATACAGGATTTGA